In Ruania zhangjianzhongii, the following proteins share a genomic window:
- the aroA gene encoding 3-phosphoshikimate 1-carboxyvinyltransferase: MVSNLPPAWPAPTATGPLDATVTIPGSKSLTNRALPLAALASEPTTIRGALSSRDADLMIAALRALGTQVESADRGTTLRITPAPITGGRRVDAGLAGTVMRFVPPIAALADGPVTLDGDPAARKRPMGPVLRALAALGVQITAAGDQPSTSAPASSDGAAPEYLPVVVHGTGQVRGGEIEVDASASSQFVSALLLAAPRFTEGLTLAHIGEVLPSKPHIDMTVACLRERGVAVTESADGVWRVAPGPISGGEVTIEPDLSNAAPFLAAALAAGGTVRIPGWPTASTQPGMLLPEILTRMGAQTDVVDGLLTVTGTGTITPVDLDLSAAGELSPTIAALAALADGVTHLRGIAHLRGHETNRLAALVTEITRLGGHADELPDGLVIHGGGLRGARVETYADHRMATFAAVVGMAVPEVGVVDVATTAKTIPDFPGLWHELLGGSGN, translated from the coding sequence GTGGTGTCTAATCTTCCCCCCGCCTGGCCCGCGCCCACCGCGACCGGTCCGCTGGACGCCACAGTCACCATTCCTGGGTCCAAGTCGCTGACCAACCGGGCCCTACCGCTGGCCGCGCTGGCCAGCGAGCCGACCACGATCCGGGGTGCGCTCAGCTCCCGGGACGCCGACCTGATGATCGCGGCGCTGCGCGCCCTCGGCACGCAGGTGGAGTCCGCCGATCGCGGCACCACCCTACGGATCACCCCGGCACCGATCACCGGTGGACGGCGGGTGGACGCCGGCCTGGCCGGTACGGTGATGCGGTTCGTGCCGCCGATCGCAGCGCTGGCAGACGGCCCGGTCACTCTGGATGGCGACCCGGCCGCCCGTAAGCGCCCGATGGGCCCGGTGCTGCGCGCGCTGGCCGCCCTCGGTGTGCAGATCACCGCCGCCGGCGACCAGCCCAGCACCTCCGCCCCGGCATCGAGCGACGGCGCAGCGCCGGAGTACCTGCCGGTCGTGGTGCACGGCACCGGTCAGGTCCGCGGCGGCGAGATCGAGGTGGATGCCTCCGCCTCGTCGCAGTTCGTCTCCGCGCTGCTGTTGGCCGCTCCGCGGTTCACCGAGGGACTCACCCTGGCGCACATCGGCGAGGTGCTGCCGAGCAAGCCGCATATCGACATGACGGTCGCTTGTCTGCGTGAGCGGGGCGTTGCGGTCACCGAGTCGGCCGACGGCGTCTGGCGGGTGGCTCCCGGACCGATCAGCGGCGGTGAGGTCACGATCGAGCCGGACCTGTCCAACGCGGCCCCGTTTCTCGCCGCCGCACTGGCCGCTGGCGGCACGGTCCGGATCCCGGGCTGGCCGACCGCGAGCACCCAACCGGGCATGCTGCTGCCCGAGATCCTCACCCGCATGGGTGCGCAGACCGACGTCGTTGACGGCCTGCTCACGGTGACCGGTACCGGGACGATCACCCCGGTGGATCTGGACCTGTCCGCGGCCGGGGAGCTCAGCCCCACGATCGCGGCCCTGGCCGCTCTGGCCGACGGCGTGACGCACCTGCGCGGGATCGCTCACCTGCGCGGACACGAGACCAACCGGCTGGCCGCCCTGGTCACCGAGATCACCCGCCTCGGTGGGCATGCCGATGAGCTCCCCGACGGGTTGGTGATCCATGGTGGCGGCCTGCGCGGCGCCCGGGTCGAGACCTATGCCGATCATCGGATGGCCACATTCGCGGCAGTGGTCGGTATGGCGGTACCGGAGGTCGGCGTGGTGGACGTGGCGACCACCGCCAAAACCATCCCCGACTTTCCTGGCCTGTGGCACGAGCTACTCGGCGGCAGCGGGAACTGA
- the rsgA gene encoding ribosome small subunit-dependent GTPase A: MPRRRDYSEADVRVRPSGRGTRPRSKQRPGHADAVPGLVTAVDRGRYQVLTDAGGPVVAIKARELGRGAMVVGDRVDLVGDVSGTEGTLARVVRVHDRQTVLRRSAEDNDSHQRVIVANADQLVIVTALADPEPRPRMVDRCLVAAFDAGMDALLCLTKADLAPPEPFLERYTGLDVPAVSTQRVEEQIHGLDRVTEQLSGRVSVLVGHSGVGKSTLVNALVPDADRATGGVNAVTGRGRHTSSSAVALPLPGGGWIIDTPGVRSFGLAHVDTDRFLAAFTDLAEVAQECPRGCTHAADAPDCALDEWVTGAGPVAHARLDSFRRLLASRTGSDD, from the coding sequence ATGCCCCGGCGGCGGGACTACTCCGAGGCGGACGTCCGGGTCCGCCCCAGCGGGCGCGGCACGCGCCCTCGCTCCAAGCAGCGCCCCGGCCACGCCGACGCCGTCCCGGGACTGGTCACCGCCGTCGACCGTGGCCGCTACCAGGTGCTCACCGACGCCGGTGGACCGGTGGTGGCGATCAAGGCCCGCGAGCTGGGCCGAGGGGCGATGGTGGTCGGAGACCGGGTGGACCTCGTCGGTGACGTCTCCGGCACGGAAGGGACCCTGGCCCGGGTGGTGCGGGTGCACGATCGACAAACGGTGCTGCGCCGCAGCGCCGAGGACAACGACTCCCATCAACGCGTGATCGTGGCCAATGCCGACCAGCTGGTGATCGTCACCGCGCTGGCCGACCCGGAGCCCCGCCCCCGGATGGTGGACCGCTGCCTGGTGGCTGCGTTCGACGCCGGGATGGACGCCCTGCTCTGCCTGACCAAGGCCGACCTCGCCCCGCCGGAGCCGTTCCTGGAGCGTTACACCGGGCTGGACGTGCCGGCCGTGTCCACCCAGCGGGTCGAGGAGCAGATCCACGGCCTGGACCGGGTCACGGAGCAGCTCAGCGGGCGGGTGTCGGTGCTGGTGGGCCATTCCGGGGTGGGCAAGTCGACGCTGGTGAACGCGCTGGTGCCCGATGCCGATCGGGCCACCGGAGGGGTGAATGCGGTCACCGGGCGCGGTCGGCACACCTCCTCCTCCGCTGTGGCGCTGCCACTGCCCGGCGGCGGGTGGATCATCGACACCCCGGGGGTGCGCTCGTTCGGGCTGGCGCATGTGGATACCGACCGGTTCCTGGCGGCGTTCACCGACCTGGCGGAAGTGGCGCAGGAGTGTCCGCGCGGGTGCACACATGCCGCCGACGCCCCGGACTGCGCACTGGACGAGTGGGTGACCGGCGCCGGGCCGGTGGCCCATGCCCGTCTGGACTCGTTCCGGCGGTTACTGGCCAGCCGCACCGGTAGCGACG